The Deltaproteobacteria bacterium genomic interval AGAGAAATAATTAAAGGCGAGGCTTGTGGGGCAATGGATATTACAGAAGCCAATGCTGGCAGTGATATGGCTTCTCTTAGAACTGTGGCTCAAAAAGATGACTATGGAAATTGGCGTTTAACCGGCGAAAAAATTTTCATTACCTCAGGTAATGAAAAATACCATTTAGTACTTGCACGTAGTGAAGACCAAAATACTGCACCAGGGCTTAAAGGATTATCTCTTTTTTTCGTTCAAGCATTCACTACAGATAATCAAGGTATGCGTAAACGCCATATTCAAATTGAAAGGGTTGAAAAAAAACTTGGGCAGCATGCTTCACCCACTTGCGTTGTGACTTTTGATAACACTCCTGCAGAAATAATTGGCAAACGAGGTGAGGGCTTTTTACTAATGTTGCGGCTAATGAATAATGCTCGCATTGGTGTTGGTTTTGTTGCTCTCGGAATTGCAGAAAACGCCTATCGCTTAGCAAAAACATATGCCGCAGAGCGTACTAGTATGGGTAAAACAATTGATCAGCATGAAATAATAGCCGATTATCTTGACGAAGCTGCGAGTAACTTACAAATTATGCGTGCTTTAACATTTGATGCTGCCTATCATGAAGAAATGGCTGTAAAACTTGAGGCAAAGATTGCCGCTTTAGGAGATAATAACGTTGATACTAAACACAATCTTTTAAACAAACTAAATTATCATAAATTAGAAGCTCGTCATGCAACACCACTTGTAAAATATTTTGCTGCAGAGAAAGCTGTAGAAATAACACGTTATACTATGCAAATACTCGGTGGAGTTGGCTATACATGTGACTATCAGGCAGAACGCTTGCTTCGTGATGCTTTAGTATTTCCTATTTATGAAGGAACAAGCCAAATTCAAGCATTAATGGCAATGAAAGACTGCCTAATGGGGATAATACGCCGACCTAAAACATTTCTGCATCGTTTAGCAAAAACTCGCTGGCGAAGTATCTCTGCTCGCGACAACCTTGAAAGACGAGTAGCCCATTTAGTAAACCAAAGCTTAAAAATACAACAATATTTGGTGACCAAGACTTTTACCGCTAAAATTAAAACATTGGCAAATAAACCACTACGCAGTTGGTCAAAAAGTTATTTCCAGCGTTGGGATCCAAAACACGATTTTACCTATGCTTCATTACATGCAGAACGTTTGGCCAAAATTTTAATTGATGCACGTGCAGCTGAAATTTTATTAATGCACGCTAAAAAGCAATCTTTACGAAGTGAAGTACTTGAACGGCACCTTGAACGTGCCGAGTTACGTGTAAGATACCTTAGTGAACAAATTAAAAATACCGGACAACGATTGCTATCTCAATTACATAAGTAATAAATAATATTGCTATGTAAATTTAATTACTTAAAATATCTCAGCCATTTTTTTATATTATTATTTATTAGTACAAACACTTGGGATTAATGATATTATGAATAAATGAATTAGACTGGAACAAATAATGGAAATTATTAAAAACGTGAATGTACTGCTAACTCGCCAGGATAATGTACAAAATCGTTGGTTTGAAGATGCTCAAGCAATAGCTGCGCAACGAAAAATTCACTTAACAGCACATTGGACTCTAAACTCATTTAAACAACAGGAACAATTTAATGACTCCATTAAGCAAGAAAACTGTGATGGTATTGTAATATTAGCCGTATTAGCAGGACCTATGCATTTGATACGAAAGGCTGTCGAGCACAACAAACCTGTTGTCTTACTTAATCGCACTCCTAGTGACATGGACGAAAAAGTAGATTGGAGTTGGCCAATCTTACAGCGCGAATTCCCACAGACGCTAGTAGCCACTATGCTACCTGATGCTATAGAGACCGGTAGAGAACAAGCCCGTCAAATTAGAGCATTATTGCCGCATGGGGGAAGAATTCTTAGTGTATTAGGTGATCCTGGATCAAGTGATTCAGCCGATCGGCTAAAAGGATTTCTTGAAGTGATAAAAGGAGATATCTCGTATAGTGTGGCAACAGTAGCAGGAAATTTTTCGCCGGATGTTGCAGAAACAGCTTGTTTGCGCTGGCTAGAAACCATGTCGAAACATGCTGGATTTAAGGTAGATGCCATTGCTTCCCAAAGCGAAGCCATGATTCCTGGGATCCGAAGTG includes:
- a CDS encoding sugar ABC transporter substrate-binding protein, with product MEIIKNVNVLLTRQDNVQNRWFEDAQAIAAQRKIHLTAHWTLNSFKQQEQFNDSIKQENCDGIVILAVLAGPMHLIRKAVEHNKPVVLLNRTPSDMDEKVDWSWPILQREFPQTLVATMLPDAIETGREQARQIRALLPHGGRILSVLGDPGSSDSADRLKGFLEVIKGDISYSVATVAGNFSPDVAETACLRWLETMSKHAGFKVDAIASQSEAMIPGIRSAFRKAAAQFNLPHLIKSPISAIDGTPEYKIEVDRGTLAGLIETPSRVAAAINLLADYWEYGFKPSRPVELLPVSSYPPLNRIKPIRI
- a CDS encoding acyl-CoA dehydrogenase family protein, with translation MSNYFTDNEDLMFYFEQGIDWHPLITLTERNLIKDTTHQEIKEKITFYKDILEMVGVFAAKEIAPFADEIEKTGVQFSNGEVEHSNSFSNILKHFHALSIQAATMPRELGGMQCPTIVYGFITEILARADISLITQSSLNILIIEALLQLSIYENSTTFDHKTGKLLNTRWDEAIREIIKGEACGAMDITEANAGSDMASLRTVAQKDDYGNWRLTGEKIFITSGNEKYHLVLARSEDQNTAPGLKGLSLFFVQAFTTDNQGMRKRHIQIERVEKKLGQHASPTCVVTFDNTPAEIIGKRGEGFLLMLRLMNNARIGVGFVALGIAENAYRLAKTYAAERTSMGKTIDQHEIIADYLDEAASNLQIMRALTFDAAYHEEMAVKLEAKIAALGDNNVDTKHNLLNKLNYHKLEARHATPLVKYFAAEKAVEITRYTMQILGGVGYTCDYQAERLLRDALVFPIYEGTSQIQALMAMKDCLMGIIRRPKTFLHRLAKTRWRSISARDNLERRVAHLVNQSLKIQQYLVTKTFTAKIKTLANKPLRSWSKSYFQRWDPKHDFTYASLHAERLAKILIDARAAEILLMHAKKQSLRSEVLERHLERAELRVRYLSEQIKNTGQRLLSQLHK